The genomic segment CCCAGATCAGCGGCGTCAGGATCCGCCGCGTCTCATGATAGGCCAGCGCCTGATAGCCGTGGTTGACCGAAGGCCCGAGCCGGTCATCGTGGAACCGCCAGCGCGGCTCGCTCAGGGCCCACAGGAGCGGCAACTGGATCCCGAGCGCGCGCACCGAATCAAACACCCCCACCATCTCGATCGGGCTCGTCTCATGGCAAAACCGCTTGCGAAAGATCCCCGCGACCGGGCTGAGCTTTTGCGCCTCATAATAGCGCCAGGCGAGGCGGACATTGCGCTCCGTCGCATGTTCGGGGCGCAAGAGGCCGGCCCGGTCGATCATCCCCGCGAGCGAGCGCGCCGCAAAGCCCCCCCGCGAATAGCCGATCAAGAAGATCCGGTCCCCCGGCCGATAGCGCATCGAGAGCCAGCCATAGGCCCGCAAGATCTGGTGGCTCACCCCCCAGCCAAACCATACATCATGCAGATCGCGCCAGGAATGCCACTGCAACCCCTTGTTGTAATGCACCGAGACGCGCGGCCCCGCGCGCCGCAACAGCCGATAGATCAGCCCGATCGAGGTCAACAACTCGGGCTTCAAGGCCCCCATCGTGCCATCGAGCAAGATCACATGATCGACCGAACCGCGGACCCGCCCCGCAGGGCTCTCGCCCGGATCGGTCGGCTCGGACCGGAACATCCGATCCCAGAGGCGCTGCAACAGCCCGCGCATCAGGCTGCCCGGCGCGGCAAGTGGAACATCACGACCATCTCTCCGCCCATAAAAACGACCTTGCCCTTCAATATAGGACAAGGTCGTAAAAGAGCTATCAACGCCCGGCGCTCAGCGCCCGAGCGTCATCGCCGTCGCGATCTCGAGCTGGCCGAAGCCGTTGAAATGGGTGTTGGTGGCGGTCGAATAGGCGCCAAGGCCATGAAAGACGATGAAATCGCCCTCCTCGAGATCGCCCGGCAGCGGCACCTCGCCCGGCAGCCGGTCGACCGAATCACAGGTCGGCCCGAAGACCACCCGCCCCACCGGCGCCGCCATCCGCCGCAGCCCCTCGGGCGAATAGACCTCGATCCGCTCGAGATTGCCCATCAAGGGCATCTCCGCCAGCGCGCCATAAACCCCGTCGTTGAGAAACACCTGCGCGCCGTCGCGCAGCG from the Rhodobacter xanthinilyticus genome contains:
- a CDS encoding DUF2235 domain-containing protein; the protein is MRGLLQRLWDRMFRSEPTDPGESPAGRVRGSVDHVILLDGTMGALKPELLTSIGLIYRLLRRAGPRVSVHYNKGLQWHSWRDLHDVWFGWGVSHQILRAYGWLSMRYRPGDRIFLIGYSRGGFAARSLAGMIDRAGLLRPEHATERNVRLAWRYYEAQKLSPVAGIFRKRFCHETSPIEMVGVFDSVRALGIQLPLLWALSEPRWRFHDDRLGPSVNHGYQALAYHETRRILTPLIWDSTNTGANRIEQVWFRGVHGDIGGQLGAFEAARPLANIPLVWMLERAEALGLALPPGWRAEFPTDPDAPSVGSWRFWGRFFLMRGARVVGRDLSERLHETVSVPRRRFALPWRAGSAGLAHDEAGRRAGGVKFAIRRAPDLASGDPG